The following proteins are co-located in the Camelina sativa cultivar DH55 chromosome 12, Cs, whole genome shotgun sequence genome:
- the LOC104730462 gene encoding uncharacterized protein LOC104730462, whose product MTDQNPRIIVEKKPSQARLDELKFKSWPKWGCSPGKYHLIYEAEEICYILRGRVKVYPKPPPSSSSSPSSVAEVEWCVEFGAGDIVTFPKGLSCTWDVSQSVDKHYIFLHH is encoded by the exons atGACAgatcaaaatccaagaatcatCGTCGAGAAGAAACCATCTCAAGCTCGTCTTGACGAACTTAAGTTCAAGTCATGGCCCAA gTGGGGATGCTCACCAGGGAAATACCATTTGATATATGAAGCAGAAGAGATATGTTACATTTTGAGGGGTAGAGTTAAGGTTTACCCtaaaccaccaccatcatcatcatcatcaccgtcGTCGGTTGCAGAAGTTGAATGGTGTGTAGAGTTTGGGGCAGGTGATATTGTCACTTTTCCAAAGGGACTTTCGTGTACTTGGGATGTATCTCAATCTGTTGACAAACACTACATTTTTCTCCACcattaa
- the LOC104730463 gene encoding ammonium transporter 1 member 4-like — MAASLSCSASDLIPLLSGGANATAAAAAAEYICGRFDTVAGKFTDASYAIDNTFLLFSAYLVFAMQLGFAMLCAGSVRAKNTMNIMLTNVIDAAAGGLFYYLFGFAFAYGSPSNGFIGKHFFGMNDFPKPSFDYPYFLYQWTFAIAAAGITSGSIAERTQFVAYLIYSSFLTGLVYPIVSHWFWSSDGWASPARSENLLFQSGVIDFAGSGVVHTVGGIAGLWGAYIEGPRIGRFGHSGKPVALRGHSATLVVLGTFLLWFGWYGFNPGSFATIFKSYGASPGNSFYGQWSAVGRTAVTTTLAG; from the coding sequence ATGGCGGCGAGTCTCTCTTGTTCCGCCTCTGATTTGATTCCTTTACTATCAGGTGGAGCCAACGCAACAgccgcagcagcagcagctgaaTACATCTGCGGGAGATTCGATACAGTCGCCGGGAAATTCACAGACGCGTCTTACGCCATCGACAACACTTTCCTCCTCTTCTCTGCTTACCTCGTTTTTGCCATGCAGCTAGGGTTCGCCATGCTCTGTGCTGGATCTGTACGCGCTAAAAACACGATGAACATCATGCTCACCAACGTCATCGACGCTGCGGCCGGAGGTCTCTTCTATTACCTCTTCGGTTTTGCCTTCGCCTATGGATCTCCTTCTAATGGATTCATCGGAAAACATTTCTTCGGGATGAATGATTTCCCTAAACCTTCTTTTGATTatccttattttctttatcaatGGACGTTCGCCATCGCTGCTGCTGGGATCACGAGCGGTTCCATCGCAGAGAGGACTCAGTTCGTTGCGTATTTGATCTATTCGTCGTTTCTTACGGGTCTTGTTTACCCTATTGTCTCGCATTGGTTCTGGTCTTCTGATGGTTGGGCTTCTCCAGCTAGATCTGAGAACCTTTTGTTTCAATCAGGTGTGATTGATTTCGCTGGATCTGGTGTTGTTCATACGGTTGGAGGTATTGCCGGTTTATGGGGAGCTTACATCGAAGGACCACGGATTGGTAGGTTTGGTCATTCGGGTAAACCGGTTGCGTTGCGTGGTCATAGCGCCACGTTGGTTGTTTTAGGAACGTTTCTGTTATGGTTTGGATGGTATGGTTTCAACCCTGGCTCGTTCGCTACTATTTTTAAATCGTATGGTGCGTCTCCGGGGAACTCGTTTTACGGACAATGGAGCGCTGTTGGTAGAACTGCCGTGACGACTACGTTAGCTGGTTGA
- the LOC104730464 gene encoding uncharacterized protein LOC104730464, translating to MTSMNHIVVDISSDEEDDDKRVVYSGSFDGILDFSDEKPKSTDLSHLMVKNKDGDDDDCVILDCDPTAKENVVDTCGTDEVLVVGQKGEIACRDFPHPRHACAKYPFNSTLHEQFCEMCHCYVCDTRAPCTYWLSSFSILDHCHANDKDQMWNNQRESLRTGKILPRLVSKPALTKVQCKRVSRPLSLPMPRNSSTPVTQSGIQACSTTTTKVATHPNVYTYTRRGHGTRQSKTTLLKHPGSQPRDVQSLPKNRGGGGSYNGNPSPQAVPSVPLRTRRLSIGVSHPENNGVQNIAQGLQAMFKAYKQLPVTHGPPTASQDNSQQRIVTGYVSNLSVSHMKEMARHFNRNMYSGNVQTNVVPSMTPNPPAANQQQQQQKQSGTSNDKLLSEFEDWLLDDSSMVCPLSGQDNATTAAFDFETFLNK from the exons ATGACTTCGATGAATCATATCGTGGTAGATATAAGTTCAgacgaagaggatgatgataaACGAGTGGTTTACTCTGGTTCGTTTGACGGAATTCTCGATTTTTCCGATGAGAAGCCCAAAAGTACTGATTTGTCTCATCTAATGGTGAAGAACAAAGACGGTGATGATGACGattgtgtgattttggattgTGATCCTACCGCTAAGGAGAATGTGGTTGACACTTGCGGAACCGATGAAGTCCTTGTTGTAGGACAAAAGGGTGAg atAGCTTGTAGGGACTTCCCGCATCCGCGTCACGCTTGTGCTAAGTACCCATTCAATTCCACATTACACGAGCAGTTCTGTGAGATG TGTCACTGTTATGTTTGTGATACCCGAGCTCCGTGTACTTACTGGCTTAGTAGCTTCTCCATCCTTGATCACTGTCATGCCAATGATAAAGATCAGATGTGGAACAATCAACGGGAATCTCTCAGGACCGGAAAGATACTTCCCCGGCTTGTTTCAAAACCTGCTTTGACCAAAGTACAATGTAAACGTGTTTCACGGCCTCTATCATTACCGATGCCAAGAAACTCGTCTACCCCTGTAACTCAGTCTGGAATCCAGGCTTGCTCTACTACAACTACTAAGGTTGCGACTCACCCAAACGTATACACATACACCAGACGCGGTCACGGAACTAGGCAATCAAAAACAACCCTTCTGAAACATCCCGGGTCACAACCTCGTGATGTGCAGTCATTACCAAAAAACAGAGGAGGCGGCGGCTCTTATAATGGTAATCCAAGTCCTCAAGCTGTTCCTTCCGTTCCATTGCGGACTCGAAGATTAAGTATAGGTGTTTCTCATCCGGAAAACAACGGTGTACAGAACATTGCTCAAGGCTTACAAGCAATGTTCAAGGCTTACAAGCAGCTACCTGTTACACACGGACCTCCCACTGCTTCACAAGACAATTCACAGCAGAGGATCGTTACTGGTTATGTTTCAAATTTGTCAGTTTCTCACATGAAAGAGATGGCAAGACATTTTAACCGGAATATGTATTCTGGTAATGTTCAGACAAATGTAGTACCGTCAATGACTCCTAATCCTCCGGCGGCGaaccagcaacaacaacaacaaaaacaatcagGAACAAGTAATGATAAATTACTGTCAGAGTTTGAAGACTGGCTCCTGGACGACTCGTCAATGGTGTGTCCGTTGTCTGGACAAGACAATGCTACTACAGCCGCATTCGATTTCGAAACTTTCTTGAATAAGTGA
- the LOC104730465 gene encoding uncharacterized acetyltransferase At3g50280-like, which yields MGDGEEVEVISKSIVRPESYNEDSDRVKIHLTPWDLLFLGSEYSQKGLLFPQPSDPETNIIPRLKSSLSIALKIFYPFASRLVKIENDDDGTSSFYVDCNGSGVRFVHASASSISMSDVLEPVDGTVPEFLKRFFPCTGVKSLEGISDSLIAIQVTELKDGVFIGVGYSHLVTDGTSIWNFSNIWSEICFNGSDHRRTFPPLVHRGWFLDGIEYPIRMPASLTPETPDVVGTSSSILLQEKIFRFTSENISELKAKANGEVSPDDRKISSLQAVSAYMWRSIVRNSDLSPEEVICCGLMVDLRRRLDPPLEKDCCGNMVGTAITTTTVGEMFNNGLGWAALKINKSVASQTNEEFREFAADWVKNPSLLDVSTVTNSIAVTSSPRFNVYGNDFGWGKPIVARAGPGITHDGKLVAYPGIEPGNIEIQTCLSSSVLAKLSSDAEFLKHACLV from the coding sequence atgggagatggagaagaagttgaagtGATCTCTAAGAGCATAGTTCGACCCGAGAGCTACAACGAGGATTCGGATCGGGTTAAGATCCATCTTACTCCATGGGATCTCTTATTTCTTGGATCCGAATACTCACAAAAAGGTCTCCTCTTCCCTCAACCCTCTGACCCGGAGACCAACATAATCCCTCGGTTaaaatcctctctctctatcgcaTTGAAGATCTTCTACCCATTCGCCAGTCGTCTCGTGAAGATCGAAAACGACGACGATGGAACGTCGTCGTTTTACGTCGACTGTAATGGTTCAGGTGTAAGATTCGTCCACGCTTCAGCTAGCTCTATTTCCATGAGTGATGTTTTAGAACCTGTCGATGGTACTGTCCCTGAGTTCTTGAAACGTTTTTTCCCGTGCACCGGAGTTAAAAGCCTTGAAGGTATCTCTGACTCACTGATCGCGATTCAAGTAACGGAACTTAAAGATGGAGTTTTCATCGGCGTTGGTTACAGCCACCTTGTTACCGACGGTACTTCGATTTGGAACTTCTCCAATATTTGGTCGGAGATTTGCTTTAACGGCTCCGATCATCGGAGAACGTTTCCTCCTTTGGTTCACCGTGGATGGTTTCTCGACGGGATTGAGTATCCGATTAGAATGCCGGCCTCATTGACGCCGGAGACACCGGACGTTGTTGGTACTTCATCGTCGATACTACTACAAGAGAAGATTTTCCGTTTCACGAGTGAAAACATCTCTGAGCTCAAAGCTAAAGCCAACGGCGAGGTTAGTCCCGATGACCGTAAAATCTCCTCGCTTCAAGCGGTTTCGGCGTATATGTGGCGGTCGATAGTTAGAAACAGTGATTTGAGTCCGGAAGAAGTGATTTGTTGCGGGTTAATGGTGGATCTGAGACGAAGGCTAGACCCTCCACTTGAGAAGGATTGTTGCGGGAATATGGTCGGGACCGCTATTACGACGACCACCGTCGGGGAGATGTTTAACAATGGCCTTGGTTGGGCTGCtctgaaaataaacaaaagtgttGCTTCGCAAACGAATGAAGAGTTCAGAGAGTTTGCTGCGGATTGGGTCAAGAACCCGAGTTTACTAGATGTCAGTACTGTGACCAATTCTATAGCCGTTACTAGCTCTCCTCGGTTCAATGTGTATGGAAATGATTTCGGTTGGGGTAAACCTATCGTGGCTCGAGCTGGACCAGGGATTACTCATGATGGCAAACTCGTTGCTTATCCGGGAATCGAACCAGGAAACATCGAGATTCAGACGTGTTTATCCTCTAGTGTTTTGGCAAAGTTATCATCTGATGCTGAGTTTTTGAAACATGCATGTCTTGTTTAA
- the LOC104730466 gene encoding uncharacterized acetyltransferase At3g50280-like, which yields MGDEEEVEVISKSIVRPESYNEDSDRVKIHLTPWDLYFLGSEYAQKGLLFPKPSDPETNIIPRLKSSLSIALKIFYPFAGRLVKIENDDDGTSSFYVDCNGSGVRFVHASANSVSVSDVLEPVDGTVPEFLKRFFPCNGVKSLEGISDSLIAIQVTELKDGVFIGVGYSHLVTDGTSIWNFSNIWSEICFNGSDHRRTFPPLVHHGWFLDGIEYPIRMPASLTPETPNVVGTSSSILLQEKIFRFTSENISELKAKANDEVSPDDRKISSLQAVSAYMWRSIVRNSDLSSEEVICFRLIVDLRRRLDPPLEKDCCGNMVGTALTRTTVGEMFNNGLGWAALKINKTVASQTNEEFRNFAADWVKNPSLRDVNTLTNTTAVTSSPRFNVYGNDFGWGKPIAARAGPGITYDGKLIAYPGIEQGNIEIQACLSSSVLAKLSSDAEFLKHACLV from the exons atgggagatgaagaagaagttgaagtgATCTCTAAGAGCATAGTTCGACCTGAGAGCTACAACGAGGATTCGGACCGGGTTAAGATCCATCTTACTCCATGGGATCTCTACTTTCTTGGATCCGAATACGCACAAAAAGGTCTTCTCTTTCCTAAACCCTCCGACCCGGAGACCAACATCATCCCTCGGTTaaaatcctctctctctatcgcaTTGAAGATCTTCTACCCGTTCGCCGGTCGTCTCGTGAAGATCGAAAACGACGACGATGGAACGTCGTCTTTTTACGTCGACTGTAATGGTTCAGGTGTAAGATTCGTCCACGCTTCAGCTAACTCTGTTTCGGTGAGTGATGTTTTAGAACCTGTCGATGGTACTGTCCCTGAGTTCTTGAAACGTTTTTTCCCGTGCAACGGAGTTAAAAGCCTTGAAGGTATCTCTGACTCACTGATCGCGATTCAAGTAACGGAACTTAAAGATGGAGTTTTCATCGGCGTTGGTTATAGCCACCTTGTTACCGACGGTACTTCGATTTGGAACTTCTCCAATATTTGGTCGGAGATTTGCTTTAACGGCTCCGATCATCGGAGAACGTTTCCTCCTTTGGTTCACCATGGATGGTTTCTCGACGGGATTGAGTATCCGATTCGCATGCCGGCCTCATTGACGCCGGAGACACCGAACGTTGTTGGTACTTCATCGTCGATATTACTACAGGAGAAGATATTTCGTTTCACGAGTGAAAACATCTCTGAGCTCAAAGCTAAAGCCAACGACGAGGTTAGTCCCGATGACCGGAAAATCTCCTCGCTTCAAGCGGTTTCGGCGTATATGTGGCGGTCGATAGTTAGAAACAGTGATTTGAGTTCGGAAGAAGTGATTTGTTTCCGGTTAATCGTGGATCTGAGACGAAGGCTAGACCCTCCACTTGAGAAAGATTGTTGCGGGAATATGGTCGGGACCGCTCTTACGAGGACCACCGTCGGGGAGATGTTTAACAATGGCCTTGGTTGGGCTGctttgaaaataaacaaaactgttGCTTCGCAAACGAATGAAGAGTTCAGAAATTTTGCTGCGGATTGGGTCAAGAACCCGAGTTTACGAGATGTCAATACTTTGACCAATACTACAGCCGTTACTAGCTCTCCTCGGTTCAATGTGTATGGAAATGATTTCGGTTGGGGTAAACCAATCGCGGCTCGAGCTGGACCAGGGATTACTTATGATGGCAAACTC A TTGCTTATCCCGGAATCGAACAAGGAAACATTGAGATTCAGGCGTGTTTATCCTCTAGTGTTTTGGCTAAGTTATCATCTGATGCTGAGTTTTTGAAACATGCATGTCTTGTTTAA